Proteins co-encoded in one Kribbella qitaiheensis genomic window:
- a CDS encoding ubiquitin-like protein Pup, with protein sequence MAKDGGQQHKQPKRSTTEEEVTEVKSTEDAAERKERLDDDVDSILDEIDEVLEENAEEFVRGFVQKGGE encoded by the coding sequence ATGGCGAAGGACGGCGGGCAGCAGCACAAGCAGCCGAAGCGTTCGACGACCGAGGAAGAGGTCACCGAGGTCAAGTCGACCGAGGACGCCGCCGAGCGCAAGGAACGGCTCGACGACGACGTGGACTCGATCCTCGACGAGATCGACGAGGTGCTGGAGGAGAACGCGGAAGAGTTCGTCCGCGGCTTCGTGCAAAAGGGTGGGGAGTGA
- the prcB gene encoding proteasome subunit beta, whose product MTFDASGRLPEAFLVPGGSSFMDFLAGHAPDLLPGRRSLGSADFSADVPHGTTIVSATFPGGVLMAGDRRATMGNIIAQRDIEKVFPADEYSAVAFAGSAGFGIEMVRLFQVELEHYEKLEGTTLSLDGKANRLSALIRGNLAMAMQGLAVVPLFAGYDEEIKGGRIFSYDATGGRYEEQAFHSVGSGSLFARGALKKLYRPDLTATECATVAVQSLIDAADDDSATGGPDMLRRIFPVIGVVTADGYKRLPEDEVASIVDSVWAARHERPDGPASSLI is encoded by the coding sequence ATGACATTCGATGCCTCCGGCAGGTTGCCGGAAGCCTTCCTGGTCCCAGGTGGCTCGTCCTTCATGGACTTCCTGGCCGGGCACGCGCCCGACCTGTTGCCCGGACGACGCTCCCTGGGATCGGCTGACTTTTCCGCCGACGTTCCGCACGGTACGACCATCGTCTCGGCCACCTTCCCCGGTGGCGTGCTGATGGCCGGCGACCGGCGGGCCACGATGGGCAACATCATCGCCCAGCGTGACATCGAGAAGGTCTTCCCCGCCGACGAGTACTCCGCGGTCGCGTTCGCGGGCTCGGCCGGCTTCGGAATAGAGATGGTCAGACTCTTCCAGGTCGAGCTGGAGCACTACGAGAAGCTCGAGGGCACGACGCTCAGCCTGGACGGCAAGGCGAACAGGCTGAGCGCGCTGATCCGGGGCAACCTGGCGATGGCGATGCAGGGCCTGGCCGTGGTGCCGCTGTTCGCGGGCTACGACGAGGAGATCAAGGGCGGCCGGATCTTCTCGTACGACGCCACTGGCGGGCGTTACGAGGAGCAGGCCTTCCACAGCGTCGGCTCGGGTTCGCTGTTCGCCCGGGGCGCGCTGAAGAAGCTCTACCGGCCGGACCTGACCGCGACGGAGTGTGCCACGGTCGCGGTCCAGTCCCTGATCGACGCGGCGGACGACGACTCGGCGACCGGTGGACCGGACATGCTGAGGCGGATCTTCCCGGTGATCGGCGTGGTCACGGCCGACGGCTACAAGCGACTGCCCGAGGACGAGGTGGCCTCGATCGTCGACAGCGTGTGGGCGGCCCGGCACGAGCGTCCCGACGGCCCGGCCTCCTCGCTGATCTGA
- the prcA gene encoding proteasome subunit alpha, protein MSVPFYVSPEQLMRDRADFARKGIAKGRSAIALQYADGILFVAENRSPALHKVAEIYDRMAFAAVGRYNEFENLRIAGVRLADMRGYSYDRRDVTGRALANAYAQTLGAIFSSGGEKPLEVEILVAEIGNTPAADQIYRLTYDGSIADVRGYAVMGGPAEQVADYIGEHYAEGISLAGALRLAVDALGHDGTDTRQLEPDQLEVAVLDRTRSQVRKFKRISEETLARILSESRPDTSPSEPAAHSEAAESVNGGNYESASTDGASADDDAPVAPPEDPDTSNPL, encoded by the coding sequence ATGAGCGTTCCGTTCTACGTCTCTCCCGAACAGCTGATGCGGGACCGGGCGGACTTCGCCCGGAAGGGCATCGCCAAGGGCCGCAGCGCGATCGCACTGCAGTACGCCGACGGCATCCTGTTCGTCGCGGAGAACAGGTCACCCGCCCTGCACAAGGTGGCCGAGATCTACGACCGGATGGCGTTTGCCGCGGTCGGGCGGTACAACGAGTTCGAGAACCTGCGGATCGCCGGCGTCCGACTCGCCGACATGCGTGGGTACTCCTACGACCGGCGCGACGTGACGGGCCGGGCGCTGGCGAACGCGTACGCGCAGACGCTCGGTGCGATCTTCTCCTCCGGTGGCGAGAAGCCGCTCGAGGTGGAGATCCTGGTCGCCGAGATCGGCAACACGCCGGCTGCCGACCAGATCTACCGGCTCACCTACGACGGCTCGATCGCCGACGTGCGTGGGTACGCCGTGATGGGTGGGCCGGCCGAGCAGGTCGCCGACTACATCGGCGAGCACTATGCCGAGGGGATCTCGCTCGCGGGCGCCCTCCGGCTGGCGGTGGACGCACTCGGCCACGACGGCACCGACACCCGGCAGCTCGAGCCGGACCAGCTCGAGGTCGCCGTACTGGACCGGACCAGGTCCCAGGTGCGCAAGTTCAAGCGGATCTCCGAGGAGACGCTGGCCCGGATCCTGTCCGAGTCCAGGCCCGACACCTCGCCGTCCGAGCCGGCCGCGCACTCCGAGGCCGCCGAGTCGGTCAACGGCGGCAACTACGAGAGCGCGAGCACGGACGGTGCTTCGGCCGACGACGACGCACCGGTCGCGCCCCCGGAAGACCCGGACACCAGCAACCCGCTGTGA
- a CDS encoding NUDIX hydrolase: MLLEEKPGFDGFLTVKLRRYRLPDGREVDWDVFGPELDSGFSSGVTVLPLTPEGRIVTIRMFRAGPDQVVTNLPGGLVDPGEDPEAGGRRELEEETGYTCESIEVVGWLWASSSSVFRKYVAIARGCRPDGQQHLDETEDCVPVELTVDEFRTELRKPGQMTGTDAAYVALDHAGLL, translated from the coding sequence GTGTTGCTCGAAGAGAAGCCGGGCTTCGACGGGTTCCTGACCGTGAAGTTGCGGCGGTACCGGTTGCCCGACGGGCGTGAGGTCGACTGGGACGTCTTCGGTCCGGAGCTGGACTCCGGGTTCAGCTCGGGTGTCACCGTGCTGCCGCTGACGCCGGAGGGCCGAATCGTCACGATCCGGATGTTCCGCGCCGGCCCGGACCAGGTGGTTACCAACCTGCCCGGCGGTCTCGTCGATCCGGGGGAGGACCCCGAGGCCGGTGGTCGTCGTGAGCTGGAAGAGGAGACCGGCTACACCTGCGAATCGATCGAGGTGGTGGGCTGGCTGTGGGCGAGTTCGTCGTCGGTCTTCCGTAAGTACGTAGCGATCGCTCGCGGCTGCCGTCCGGACGGGCAGCAACACCTGGACGAAACCGAGGACTGCGTCCCGGTGGAGCTCACAGTCGACGAATTCCGCACCGAACTCCGTAAGCCCGGCCAGATGACCGGCACCGACGCGGCCTACGTGGCCCTCGACCACGCCGGCCTCCTCTGA
- a CDS encoding class I SAM-dependent methyltransferase, with protein MTGDPFGDERLVELYDLDNPDGVDHAYYRALADELKATKILDFGCGTGLLTRSLATPGREVIGVDPSKTMLDYARKQPGAESVTWIDGGSTAVDQTGDADLVLSSGNTMMYVSTEEFPAVLATLAEALRPGGVISFESRNPAARAWEQWGRDATYGERDTSVGHLIEWMEVTEVDNGRVVFDAHNVFEDGRDTVSTNVLYFRTAEEITAGLEAAGFGSIDARAGWNGEELTDASRLFVVKAIKK; from the coding sequence ATGACTGGCGACCCGTTCGGCGACGAGCGACTGGTGGAGCTGTACGACCTCGACAACCCGGACGGTGTCGATCACGCCTACTACCGTGCCCTGGCCGACGAGCTCAAGGCAACGAAGATCCTCGACTTCGGTTGCGGCACGGGCCTGCTGACCCGGTCTCTTGCAACGCCCGGTCGCGAGGTCATCGGCGTCGACCCGAGCAAGACGATGCTGGACTACGCGCGGAAACAACCCGGTGCCGAGAGCGTCACCTGGATCGACGGTGGTTCGACCGCGGTCGACCAGACCGGCGACGCCGATCTCGTGCTGAGCAGCGGCAACACGATGATGTACGTCAGCACCGAAGAGTTCCCGGCCGTCCTGGCGACCCTCGCAGAAGCTCTGAGGCCTGGCGGAGTGATCAGCTTCGAGAGCCGCAACCCGGCTGCGCGTGCGTGGGAGCAGTGGGGCCGCGACGCGACGTACGGCGAACGCGACACCTCGGTCGGCCACCTGATCGAATGGATGGAGGTCACCGAGGTCGACAACGGCCGCGTGGTCTTCGACGCCCACAACGTGTTCGAGGACGGCCGCGACACGGTCTCGACCAACGTCCTCTACTTCCGTACTGCGGAGGAGATCACCGCGGGCCTCGAAGCAGCCGGCTTCGGCTCGATCGACGCCCGGGCCGGCTGGAACGGCGAGGAACTCACCGACGCCTCCCGTCTCTTCGTCGTCAAGGCAATCAAGAAGTGA
- a CDS encoding bifunctional 5,10-methylenetetrahydrofolate dehydrogenase/5,10-methenyltetrahydrofolate cyclohydrolase, with product MTSTETTARLMIGTNLAAEMVAKAAERAKKLQDETGVQPCLAAVLVGDDPASATYVRMKQNRSKKAGIASRSVILPAETTTEELVAELTKLSNDPEVHGILLQHPVPAQIDERAAFEAINPAKDVDGVTMHAFAAMAFGEPGFRSCTPGGIIRLLEAYDVPLEGAHAVVIGRSPILGKPVGMLLLASNATVTYTHSRTRDLADIVRTADIVVAAVGKANFVRGDWLKPGAVVIDAGYNEGNVGDVHFEEAAQVASLITPVPGGVGPMTISLLLEQTVDAAERLR from the coding sequence ATGACCTCGACCGAAACCACTGCCCGCCTGATGATCGGCACCAACCTTGCCGCCGAGATGGTGGCGAAGGCGGCTGAGCGGGCCAAGAAGCTGCAGGACGAAACCGGTGTCCAGCCGTGTCTGGCGGCCGTGCTGGTGGGGGATGACCCGGCCTCCGCGACCTACGTCCGGATGAAGCAGAACCGCAGCAAGAAGGCCGGGATCGCGTCGCGGAGCGTAATACTGCCTGCGGAGACCACGACCGAGGAACTCGTCGCGGAGCTGACGAAGCTCTCGAACGATCCCGAGGTGCACGGGATCCTGCTGCAGCACCCGGTGCCGGCGCAGATCGACGAGCGGGCCGCGTTCGAGGCGATCAACCCGGCCAAGGATGTCGACGGCGTCACCATGCACGCGTTCGCGGCGATGGCGTTCGGCGAGCCGGGCTTCCGGTCCTGCACCCCCGGCGGGATCATCCGGCTGCTCGAGGCGTACGACGTACCGCTGGAAGGCGCGCACGCCGTCGTCATCGGCCGCAGCCCGATTCTCGGCAAGCCGGTCGGAATGTTGCTGCTGGCATCGAACGCCACCGTCACCTACACCCACTCGAGAACCCGCGACCTCGCGGACATCGTCCGGACCGCCGACATCGTGGTCGCGGCGGTCGGCAAGGCGAACTTCGTCCGGGGTGACTGGCTGAAGCCCGGCGCGGTGGTGATCGATGCCGGATACAACGAAGGCAACGTCGGTGACGTCCACTTCGAGGAGGCCGCCCAGGTGGCGAGCCTGATCACCCCGGTACCCGGCGGTGTCGGCCCGATGACCATTTCGTTGCTGCTGGAGCAGACCGTCGACGCCGCGGAACGGCTCCGTTAG
- the aroH gene encoding chorismate mutase has product MAVRAIRGATQLEKDEREHLLERSAELVRAVLQANDLESEDLISILFTVTPDLHSEFPAVAGRQIGLTDVPLMCMQEIDVPHALPRVVRMMVHAESARSREKIQHVYLHGAVSLRPDLTGAQ; this is encoded by the coding sequence GTGGCGGTACGGGCGATCCGGGGAGCCACCCAGCTCGAGAAGGATGAGCGCGAGCATCTGCTCGAGCGATCCGCGGAGCTGGTCCGGGCGGTGCTGCAGGCGAACGATCTCGAGTCCGAGGATCTGATCAGCATCCTGTTCACGGTCACGCCGGACCTGCATTCGGAGTTTCCCGCGGTGGCCGGCCGGCAGATCGGCCTGACCGACGTACCGCTGATGTGCATGCAGGAGATCGACGTGCCGCACGCGCTGCCGCGAGTGGTCCGGATGATGGTGCACGCGGAGTCGGCGCGGTCGCGGGAGAAGATCCAGCACGTCTACCTGCATGGTGCGGTCAGCCTCCGGCCGGACCTGACGGGTGCCCAGTGA